The Castor canadensis chromosome 8, mCasCan1.hap1v2, whole genome shotgun sequence genome contains a region encoding:
- the Ncr2 gene encoding natural cytotoxicity triggering receptor 2 encodes MAWRVPLSTLLLPLLLSGSWADSKAQKFQKVAGQTLSVRCQYSPKSVTYQRKSWCRETSVSLCTMLVTSPTPWTLVQASRFSIWDNPSAGFFIVTMENLKEEDSGHYWCAMYHTSSNSVFKSVKLYLSVSSASASTWTTWSPRNLISSQPQSPVPQTGEASRAPPAKLQNSTLLSGPAASTALVPVLSGLLVIKSLGLSALFLWTLRIHAYYTDRTLSAYLSLGPRPKCTYLSHRT; translated from the exons ATGGCCTGGAGGGTGCCACTTTCAACCCTGCTGCTGCCGCTGCTGCTCTCAG GTTCCTGGGCAGACTCAAAGGCACAAAAATTTCAAAAGGTGGCAGGGCAGACACTGTCTGTGAGATGCCAGTACTCACCCAAGAGTGTGACCTACCAGAGAAAGAGCTGGTGTCGGGAGACGTCGGTTTCTCTGTGCACCATGTTAGTTACCAGCCCCACTCCCTGGACCCTGGTTCAGGCCTCTCGGTTCTCCATCTGGGACAATCCTAGTGCCGGCTTCTTCATTGTCACCATGGAAAATCTGAAGGAAGAGGACTCTGGACACTACTGGTGTGCCATGTACCACACTTCTAGCAACTCGGTCTTCAAGTCTGTCAAACTCTATCTTTCAGTGTCTTCAG CCTCGGCTTCCACATGGACAACCTGGTCTCCCCGCAACCTGATCTCTTCACAGCCACAGAGCCCTGTGCCCCAGACTGGAGAGGCCTCTAGGGCTCCACCTGCCAA ACTGCAGAACTCTACCCTTCTCTCTGGCCCTGCAGCCTCTACTGCCCTGGTCCCTGTGCTCAGTGGACTCCTTGTCATCAAGAGCCTTGGGCTGTCAGCTCTGTTCCTCTG GACCCTAAGGATCCATGCGTACTACACAGACAGGACCCTGAGCGCCTATCTCAGCCTAGGCCCCAGGCCTAAATGCACCTACCTGAGCCACAGGACCTGA